A genome region from Gammaproteobacteria bacterium includes the following:
- a CDS encoding YciI family protein produces the protein MKYLCLVYLDENRLDELPDEDCVDYDASIRESGHCIASEALESVQTATTVRVRNGKVSVTDGPFAETKEQLAGFYMIEATDLNEAIRIASGIPPARVGSIEVRPVRPIRETVAKQLREGS, from the coding sequence ATGAAATACCTGTGTCTGGTGTACCTGGACGAAAACCGGCTGGACGAGCTGCCCGACGAAGACTGCGTGGACTACGACGCCTCGATCCGGGAAAGCGGCCATTGCATTGCCTCGGAGGCGCTGGAGTCGGTACAGACAGCCACCACCGTCCGGGTGCGCAATGGCAAGGTGTCGGTTACCGACGGTCCTTTTGCGGAAACCAAGGAGCAGCTGGCCGGCTTTTACATGATCGAGGCGACCGATCTGAACGAAGCCATCCGGATCGCCTCCGGCATTCCTCCGGCACGGGTCGGCAGCATCGAGGTGCGGCCGGTCCGGCCCATCCGGGAAACCGTTGCCAAACAGCTGCGAGAAGGATCATAA